DNA from Streptomyces luteogriseus:
GGTCGATCGGCGTCTCCAACTTCACGGCCGGGAACATCGAGAGGCTGGAGAAGGAGACCGGGGTGCTGCCCTCGGTCAACCAGATCGAGCTGCATCCCCTGCTGCCGCAGGACGACCTGCGCGCCTTCCACGCGGACAAGGGCGTCGTCACCGAGAGCTGGAGCCCGCTGGGCCGGGGCACGCCCCTGCTGGAGGACCCCGCCGTGGCGCGGATCGCCGAGGCGCACGGGGTGTCGCCCGGGCAGGTCGTGCTGCGCTGGCACACGCAGCTGGGCGCGGTGCCCATCCCGAAGTCGGCGAACCCCGAGCGGCAGCGCGCCAACCTCGACGTCTTCGGCTTCGAGCTGGGCGAGGACGAGATGCGGGCCGTCGCGGACCGGGAGCGGCGGCGGCTCGGCGGGGACCCCGAGGTGCACGAGGAGTTCTGACGGGTACCCGGGGCGCCCGCGAGGCGGGAAGGAGCCGCAGGTGAGTGACCGGGACCGGCTGCGGGACTACCGCGGCAAACGCGACTTCGACCGGACCGGCGAGCCCCGGGGACGCGGTGCGTCCGCCGGGGACCGGCCCCGGTTCGTGGTGCAGATCCACGACGCGAGCACGATGCACTTCGACTTCCGCTTGCAGGTGGACGACGTGCTGAAGTCCTGGTCGGTCCCGAAGGGCCCCTCGGCCGACCCGAAGGACAAACGGCTGGCCGTGCCCACGGAGGACCATCCGCTGGAGTACGAGGAGTTCGAGGGCGTGATCCCCCGTGGCGAGTACGGCGGCGGCACGGTGATCGTCTGGGACCACGGTACGTACGAGCCGCTGAGCCACGACCGCAAGGGCCGGCCCGTCGGCTTCGCGGAGTCGCTGGAGCGCGGGCACGCCACGTTCCGGCTGAGCGGCTCCAAGCTGCGCGGCGAGTACGCGCTGACCCGGTTCCGCA
Protein-coding regions in this window:
- a CDS encoding aldo/keto reductase; the encoded protein is MISIPAHTLNDGTTLPALGLGTWPLGDDEAQQAVLSALEAGYRLIDTATNYRNERGVGRGVASGVVPRDEIVVTTKLPGRHHGYEETLASFEESRARLGLEYVDLYLIHWPLPRVDRYVDSWKAMIKLREEGLVRSIGVSNFTAGNIERLEKETGVLPSVNQIELHPLLPQDDLRAFHADKGVVTESWSPLGRGTPLLEDPAVARIAEAHGVSPGQVVLRWHTQLGAVPIPKSANPERQRANLDVFGFELGEDEMRAVADRERRRLGGDPEVHEEF
- a CDS encoding DNA polymerase ligase N-terminal domain-containing protein; translation: MSDRDRLRDYRGKRDFDRTGEPRGRGASAGDRPRFVVQIHDASTMHFDFRLQVDDVLKSWSVPKGPSADPKDKRLAVPTEDHPLEYEEFEGVIPRGEYGGGTVIVWDHGTYEPLSHDRKGRPVGFAESLERGHATFRLSGSKLRGEYALTRFRSGRDGDGEEAWLLVKRTGGGGRAQGAPDPRRARSATSGRTLAQVASDAAGE